A window of Kiritimatiellaceae bacterium contains these coding sequences:
- a CDS encoding helix-turn-helix domain-containing protein — MIEYAVATKEMDQIMSRLHRLFDIRITFFDMQEHELEYFHVKPMAPFCAAFRRKKERAAQCAACDKAHLAEAKKLRDVYIYHCHSGLIEGMVPLYNRRGIYLGAIVFGQLRDPTRPPGSDLPGFLTTLYSKLPTCTVEKALDIGHLLKCVSESIIDNELIRYRNKAWVEKLEDHIETRLHKKITTGQLASTVGRSASFVAHHFEREFGQTPRQYILKRRMEEAKAMLENGRSVQETAEKLGFCDAFHLSKTFKRFWNKPPSACRPA, encoded by the coding sequence ATGATCGAATATGCCGTTGCAACGAAAGAAATGGATCAGATCATGAGCCGCCTGCACCGGCTCTTTGATATCCGTATCACCTTCTTTGACATGCAGGAGCATGAGCTTGAATATTTTCACGTCAAACCCATGGCACCGTTCTGCGCGGCCTTCCGGCGAAAAAAAGAGCGGGCCGCACAATGCGCCGCTTGTGATAAAGCACATCTGGCAGAAGCGAAAAAACTGCGCGATGTGTATATCTACCACTGCCACAGCGGACTCATCGAAGGCATGGTTCCGCTTTACAACCGGCGGGGCATTTACCTCGGAGCCATCGTCTTCGGACAATTGCGCGATCCGACCCGACCTCCCGGTTCCGACCTGCCGGGATTTTTAACAACTCTCTACAGCAAACTGCCGACCTGCACAGTTGAAAAGGCTCTTGATATCGGCCACCTGTTAAAGTGTGTCAGCGAATCAATCATTGATAATGAGTTGATCCGCTACCGCAATAAGGCCTGGGTTGAAAAACTGGAAGATCACATTGAAACCCGTTTGCATAAAAAAATCACCACCGGACAACTTGCCTCGACAGTGGGCCGGTCGGCTTCATTTGTGGCGCATCATTTCGAACGCGAATTTGGACAGACACCACGGCAGTACATCCTGAAACGCCGGATGGAAGAAGCCAAAGCCATGCTCGAAAACGGGCGGAGCGTTCAGGAAACCGCCGAGAAACTGGGCTTCTGCGACGCGTTCCACCTTTCAAAAACCTTTAAACGGTTTTGGAACAAACCGCCCAGCGCCTGCCGCCCGGCCTGA
- a CDS encoding D-alanine--D-alanine ligase — translation MPKHFQNVAVLKGGFSAERDVSLESGGAIAAGLRKAGYTVTEIDVTSPDFTVPAGIEAVFIALHGTFGEDGGVQARLTELGLPYVGADAESSRRSFDKLLTEICLREAGVPVPESETLRRGDKRTLSLPVAVKPPRQGSSVGCSLVFQESEWAAAMADALKYDDEVLVQRFIPGREFTVGVVDGQVLPIVEIVTAAGWYDYTAKYKVDTTRYVIPAELDAATAARMQKTAMETFEALGARGFGRVDFRMTPEGGQFVLELNTIPGFTSHSLLPKAAAAAGIEFPVLCDRIMKTASL, via the coding sequence ATGCCAAAACATTTTCAAAACGTGGCCGTCCTTAAGGGCGGCTTTTCTGCAGAGCGCGACGTATCGCTCGAATCGGGCGGTGCCATTGCCGCCGGTTTGCGTAAAGCCGGTTACACGGTGACTGAAATTGATGTGACCTCACCGGATTTCACGGTTCCGGCGGGAATCGAAGCGGTGTTTATCGCACTGCACGGCACGTTTGGCGAGGATGGCGGCGTTCAGGCGCGGTTGACAGAACTCGGACTTCCGTATGTCGGTGCCGACGCAGAATCCAGCCGCCGGTCATTCGACAAGCTTCTCACGGAAATCTGTCTGCGCGAAGCAGGCGTTCCGGTTCCGGAAAGCGAAACCCTGCGGCGCGGTGACAAACGTACTCTTTCGCTGCCGGTCGCGGTAAAACCGCCCCGGCAGGGTTCCAGCGTTGGCTGTTCGCTGGTTTTCCAGGAATCGGAATGGGCGGCGGCGATGGCGGATGCTCTGAAATATGACGATGAAGTCCTCGTTCAGCGCTTTATTCCGGGTCGCGAGTTCACGGTCGGTGTCGTGGACGGTCAGGTTCTGCCGATTGTCGAGATCGTGACGGCGGCGGGCTGGTACGACTACACCGCCAAATACAAAGTGGACACCACCCGCTACGTTATTCCCGCCGAACTCGACGCCGCCACCGCCGCGCGGATGCAGAAGACCGCCATGGAAACCTTTGAAGCGCTCGGTGCGCGCGGTTTCGGACGCGTCGATTTCCGCATGACCCCGGAAGGCGGGCAGTTCGTTCTGGAACTGAATACCATTCCCGGATTCACCTCGCACAGCCTGCTTCCCAAGGCCGCCGCCGCCGCCGGAATTGAGTTTCCAGTGCTTTGTGATCGAATCATGAAAACCGCTTCGCTATAA
- a CDS encoding FtsQ-type POTRA domain-containing protein — protein MVARRRTPPKIYYSKTKSKTAKKMVVRRGFVILLLAATALALLFGIFAGLKYTGSLFLSRNPKFELKVINITTDGRLLPEQLREYAGLQIGANLFSVDFDKLRRKLEEVPLVESVTIDRKLPDTLNINVIERVAMAQIRWNTRGLPFLVDRYGVVLPMTRSGQALPLIEGLNLKSLRPGDRVEKPGISQCLELLAAADQLSLGSQVAFGSFDIRYPDFVTAIVNNDTTVRFPQHSAREKLIRLVSVLQLSNEQGRRVRTIDLTPDGRNVPVTFYDLVPAPAPAK, from the coding sequence ATGGTCGCAAGAAGACGGACGCCACCGAAAATTTATTACAGCAAAACCAAAAGTAAAACCGCGAAGAAGATGGTCGTTCGCCGCGGATTTGTGATTCTTTTGCTGGCCGCGACCGCGCTGGCTCTGCTGTTCGGGATTTTTGCCGGTCTTAAGTACACCGGATCGCTTTTTCTCTCCCGCAACCCGAAGTTTGAACTCAAGGTGATTAACATCACGACCGACGGACGGCTTCTTCCGGAGCAGCTCCGCGAATACGCCGGACTTCAGATCGGCGCAAATCTGTTTTCAGTCGATTTTGATAAACTGCGGCGGAAGCTGGAAGAAGTTCCGCTGGTCGAGTCGGTTACCATTGACCGGAAACTGCCTGATACTCTGAACATCAACGTGATTGAACGCGTGGCGATGGCGCAGATTCGCTGGAACACGCGCGGCCTGCCGTTCCTGGTTGATCGGTATGGCGTTGTCCTGCCGATGACTCGCAGCGGACAGGCGCTTCCGCTGATCGAGGGGCTGAATCTGAAAAGTTTGCGGCCCGGTGACCGGGTCGAAAAACCCGGCATCAGCCAATGTCTGGAGCTTCTTGCCGCCGCCGACCAGCTCAGTCTCGGTTCGCAGGTTGCGTTCGGAAGTTTTGACATTCGCTATCCAGATTTTGTTACAGCCATTGTGAACAACGACACGACAGTTCGCTTTCCGCAGCATTCGGCGCGCGAAAAACTGATCCGGCTGGTCAGCGTCCTGCAACTGTCGAACGAGCAGGGCCGCCGCGTACGAACGATTGATTTGACGCCGGACGGGCGGAATGTCCCGGTAACATTTTATGATTTGGTGCCGGCACCGGCACCGGCGAAATAA
- a CDS encoding PQQ-binding-like beta-propeller repeat protein, which produces MKNFLCRKWILFASTALFFCSFSAEIFASSLSDSVLALTPRRAGILVLVHGDEATAKGFAANSRFIIHVLAADDTKAQALRTALVPTGLLGRRIYVDSITLPKLPYADYSIDLLVHADSTAADLTPAYSAELRRVIAPYVGVAVVGNAANLTPAQVAAWAGKDAAVPAISGAWAAISVPPPAGWDPWSYKFHGPDNHPVSKDTLQRPLITKWTAKPFGLTQRGCSELIAGGRIVIAARDTKAYQPGNERNDIFCAFNSANGALLWKKHLPQKFVTGQNNMVLTPDTLFMALGPAVALIDPETGTERGKVTFEGTSGHIKWIALSSNYVFALFGAADQSDTLPPDSYVWGKKEITVANANISDTGTTLAAYDTVKKTTVWVHKAPGPISARMIALDGKTVFYNAEKTAIAALDMKSGEVRWQNSSPDILAATTENRELFDGFVGINDRGLTSLLQAIIIGNNGTTHMVALNPDTGKELWRNQTKKTGRVARWVAMGSKILFMQKGADIQTGAEVDGLSFKTEGCGMITASPMGIFGTCGQAYDTPSGSATPSLSGQHKTPCDVSTFVAEGMYFLTSGPCTCGVISRGMMAQQAAGNFDFHAKAQSEERLRRSSVSSPVTGKVSDSNDWPTARHDYIRSAATPVAVGSNPALVWKYQPAVPFNETEQERRYGVENRPAPPVTAAGIVVVGASDGSLRACEEDGGKELWTRFLGGSILASPTLDSGRVYVGCGDGYVYCLSASTGDELWRFRAAPTERRIMIFGQLSSAWPVHSGILVHDGLAYAAAGMLPEDGSFVYALDAKTGEIVWQKTDLGHQPGQSDFGRAPCGGFALGAGRLWLQCANSAYTSFDCKTGEVLPLPERYQKPGINQGTLGSDIGVFDDRFIVSGGQRFFSDQYERTGSEFKIGRWVRFSFLPLGKNGTPDFPEVSPLPFGIVAPAFDKDLMVMPLFYRQKLCGWNAPEVAKSLTEIYQENRGKKFPNYSAERVSSKGEYSANGSKIPVLPYNRFGPLELNVNAVALASDMVIVTHGKTLGKGDNPSKWFVSGLDRTTGKTLFETELPSEPLFGGLAISRNKTIIVALRNGGLLCFRGK; this is translated from the coding sequence ATGAAAAACTTTCTTTGCAGAAAATGGATATTGTTTGCCAGTACCGCGCTGTTCTTTTGTTCGTTCTCAGCGGAAATTTTTGCGTCGTCACTTTCGGATAGTGTGCTGGCGTTAACGCCGCGCCGCGCCGGAATTCTTGTTCTCGTGCATGGCGATGAAGCAACAGCCAAAGGTTTTGCCGCGAACAGCCGGTTTATAATTCATGTTCTGGCTGCGGATGACACGAAAGCTCAGGCTTTGCGCACGGCCTTGGTGCCGACCGGACTTCTCGGTCGCCGCATCTATGTCGATAGCATCACACTTCCAAAACTTCCATACGCCGATTATTCAATCGATTTGCTTGTTCATGCCGACAGCACCGCCGCCGATCTGACGCCTGCGTACTCCGCCGAGCTGCGGCGTGTGATTGCTCCGTATGTCGGCGTAGCGGTTGTCGGAAACGCCGCGAATCTTACACCGGCTCAGGTTGCCGCGTGGGCCGGGAAAGACGCCGCAGTGCCAGCCATTTCCGGCGCATGGGCCGCAATCAGCGTTCCGCCTCCGGCCGGCTGGGATCCTTGGTCGTACAAATTTCACGGGCCGGACAATCATCCTGTTTCGAAAGACACCCTTCAGCGTCCGCTCATTACCAAGTGGACGGCAAAACCGTTCGGACTCACTCAGCGCGGATGCAGTGAACTGATTGCTGGCGGGCGCATCGTTATTGCCGCGCGGGATACAAAAGCATACCAGCCCGGAAATGAACGCAACGATATTTTCTGCGCCTTCAATTCGGCCAATGGCGCGCTTCTTTGGAAAAAACATCTGCCGCAAAAATTTGTCACCGGACAGAATAATATGGTGCTGACTCCCGACACGCTGTTTATGGCGCTCGGTCCGGCAGTTGCTCTTATTGATCCTGAAACCGGAACAGAACGCGGGAAGGTGACATTTGAAGGAACGAGCGGCCACATCAAGTGGATCGCGCTCTCTTCCAATTATGTTTTCGCCCTTTTCGGTGCAGCCGACCAAAGCGATACCCTGCCGCCCGATTCCTATGTCTGGGGGAAAAAGGAAATCACCGTTGCGAACGCCAATATCTCCGACACCGGGACAACCCTTGCGGCATACGATACCGTGAAAAAGACGACGGTATGGGTGCATAAAGCGCCAGGCCCGATTTCTGCACGGATGATTGCGCTGGATGGGAAGACCGTTTTTTACAACGCCGAGAAAACTGCGATTGCCGCGCTGGATATGAAAAGCGGTGAAGTCCGCTGGCAGAACAGCAGTCCCGATATTCTGGCCGCAACGACGGAGAACCGTGAGCTTTTCGACGGATTCGTTGGCATCAATGATCGCGGCCTGACATCACTTCTGCAGGCGATTATTATCGGCAATAACGGAACGACGCACATGGTTGCTCTCAATCCGGACACCGGAAAAGAGCTGTGGCGGAATCAAACCAAGAAAACCGGCCGCGTAGCCCGGTGGGTTGCGATGGGCAGTAAAATTCTTTTCATGCAAAAAGGTGCGGACATTCAAACCGGAGCGGAGGTTGATGGTCTTTCATTCAAAACGGAAGGTTGCGGGATGATCACCGCCTCGCCAATGGGTATCTTTGGCACCTGCGGCCAGGCCTATGACACGCCGTCCGGCTCCGCGACGCCTTCACTTTCCGGACAGCACAAGACGCCGTGTGACGTGAGCACCTTCGTTGCCGAGGGAATGTATTTTCTCACGTCCGGACCGTGTACCTGCGGCGTTATCAGTCGCGGGATGATGGCACAGCAGGCGGCCGGAAATTTTGATTTTCATGCGAAAGCTCAGAGCGAGGAGAGGCTTCGCCGTTCCAGTGTGTCTTCGCCTGTGACCGGAAAAGTCTCCGATAGTAACGATTGGCCGACCGCGCGGCATGACTATATCCGTTCTGCCGCGACCCCGGTTGCGGTGGGGTCAAATCCGGCATTGGTTTGGAAATATCAGCCCGCCGTGCCGTTCAATGAAACAGAACAGGAACGCCGCTACGGTGTTGAAAACCGTCCCGCTCCGCCGGTGACGGCCGCCGGGATTGTTGTCGTCGGCGCGAGCGACGGCTCGCTCCGTGCCTGCGAAGAAGATGGCGGCAAGGAACTGTGGACGAGGTTCCTCGGCGGTTCGATTCTGGCATCTCCGACACTCGACAGCGGTCGTGTCTATGTCGGTTGCGGTGACGGCTATGTCTATTGCCTTTCTGCCTCCACCGGCGACGAACTCTGGCGGTTCCGCGCCGCGCCGACGGAACGGCGGATTATGATATTTGGACAGTTGTCGAGCGCCTGGCCGGTTCATAGCGGCATTCTGGTTCATGACGGGCTTGCCTACGCCGCCGCCGGAATGCTGCCCGAAGACGGATCTTTCGTTTACGCCCTCGATGCGAAGACAGGGGAAATCGTCTGGCAGAAAACCGACTTAGGTCATCAGCCCGGTCAGTCGGATTTTGGCCGCGCACCGTGCGGCGGTTTTGCTCTGGGTGCAGGCCGGTTGTGGCTTCAATGCGCCAACAGCGCGTACACATCGTTTGATTGCAAAACCGGTGAAGTCCTGCCGCTTCCGGAGCGGTACCAGAAACCCGGAATCAATCAAGGTACATTGGGTTCCGACATCGGTGTTTTCGACGACCGGTTCATCGTTTCCGGCGGCCAGCGTTTCTTTTCCGATCAGTACGAGCGAACCGGCAGCGAGTTTAAAATCGGGCGCTGGGTGCGGTTCTCGTTTCTTCCTCTCGGAAAAAATGGAACTCCCGACTTTCCGGAAGTCAGCCCGCTTCCTTTCGGCATCGTCGCGCCCGCCTTCGACAAGGATCTTATGGTCATGCCGCTTTTTTACCGGCAGAAACTTTGCGGGTGGAATGCGCCCGAAGTGGCCAAGTCCCTCACTGAGATTTATCAGGAAAACCGCGGGAAAAAGTTCCCGAATTATTCCGCCGAGCGCGTGTCCAGCAAAGGTGAATACAGCGCAAACGGCAGTAAGATTCCCGTTCTTCCGTATAATCGCTTTGGCCCGCTTGAACTGAATGTGAATGCGGTGGCACTTGCTTCTGACATGGTGATTGTCACCCACGGTAAAACCCTAGGGAAGGGCGATAACCCCTCAAAGTGGTTTGTAAGCGGGCTTGATCGCACAACAGGAAAGACGCTTTTTGAAACCGAACTTCCCTCCGAACCGCTGTTCGGCGGGCTGGCGATCAGCCGCAACAAGACGATTATTGTCGCGCTCCGGAACGGCGGACTGCTTTGCTTCCGCGGGAAGTAG
- the ftsA gene encoding cell division protein FtsA: MAAPFITALEIGTTTIKVLMAEVREDGGLMVAGLGECESRGVRKGEIVDFELALDAVRRAMEAAEAVAHKSIGESVYLVASGGRVESLLHIGGIPVLNEYDEPGGEITRDDIDQALEVARKIPLPDERIRLHTLQQNFEVDGRGGVVNPERMLAEELRVGMLLIHGQRSVVENLKKLTENVPVVCADAAFGGFCSALSVLTPEQKRAGVVVIDLGGGTTDFIVYNAGLVKLAGSIAVGGDHITSDICSGLNLNRRQAEALKKESGSALINRLQNDQQISIPAEGGFSGRMVRAATLHTIINARMEEIFKLIAEKIEDDGLSGQLSAGVILTGGGSAMEGITDLAQQIFNAPCQVGRIHDCVGLSTKQEGARFAAAIGCVRYAASQMKPELPIRAAWRTWLSKLWGGASHE; the protein is encoded by the coding sequence ATGGCAGCACCTTTTATTACTGCGCTTGAAATCGGCACCACCACCATCAAGGTGTTGATGGCGGAAGTCCGCGAAGACGGTGGACTGATGGTGGCCGGACTTGGCGAATGTGAGTCACGCGGCGTGCGCAAAGGCGAGATTGTTGACTTTGAACTGGCGCTCGACGCAGTACGCCGCGCTATGGAAGCCGCCGAAGCGGTGGCGCACAAATCCATCGGCGAAAGTGTCTATCTGGTCGCTTCCGGCGGGCGGGTCGAAAGCTTGCTGCACATCGGCGGAATTCCGGTGCTGAACGAATACGATGAACCGGGCGGCGAAATTACCCGCGACGATATTGATCAGGCACTTGAGGTGGCTCGAAAAATTCCGCTACCCGACGAACGGATTCGTTTGCATACACTGCAACAGAATTTTGAAGTCGATGGCCGCGGCGGCGTCGTCAATCCGGAACGGATGCTGGCCGAAGAACTGCGCGTCGGCATGCTCCTCATTCACGGCCAGCGTTCTGTAGTCGAAAATCTGAAAAAGCTGACCGAAAATGTGCCGGTCGTTTGCGCCGATGCCGCCTTCGGCGGCTTCTGCTCTGCGCTGTCGGTTCTTACGCCGGAACAAAAACGCGCCGGTGTCGTGGTGATTGACCTCGGCGGCGGCACCACCGACTTCATCGTTTACAACGCCGGTCTCGTTAAGCTGGCCGGATCCATCGCCGTCGGTGGCGACCACATCACCTCCGATATCTGTAGCGGCCTCAACCTCAACCGCCGGCAGGCTGAAGCCCTTAAGAAAGAATCCGGCAGTGCGCTGATCAACCGGCTTCAAAATGATCAGCAAATTTCTATTCCTGCCGAGGGCGGTTTCAGCGGACGGATGGTGCGCGCTGCGACATTGCACACCATTATCAACGCCCGCATGGAAGAAATTTTTAAACTGATCGCCGAAAAGATTGAAGACGACGGACTTTCCGGCCAGCTCAGTGCTGGCGTCATCCTGACCGGTGGCGGCTCGGCCATGGAAGGCATCACCGATCTGGCTCAGCAGATTTTCAATGCGCCCTGTCAGGTCGGGCGCATTCACGACTGTGTCGGCCTTTCCACCAAACAGGAAGGGGCACGTTTCGCCGCCGCCATCGGTTGCGTACGCTATGCCGCCAGTCAGATGAAACCGGAACTGCCGATCCGCGCCGCGTGGCGCACATGGCTTTCAAAACTTTGGGGAGGCGCAAGCCATGAATAA
- a CDS encoding class II fructose-bisphosphate aldolase → MPYVSTQTLVQRACKAGVVIPAFNIPYLPMVEPVVKALKDCNSVGMLVVARLEWEKFESRSLEAVRDEYEKFKLPRHTRLHLDHVPVIDEDDLRVDFGEIIGRAIAAGYESVMVDGSRLPLDENIACTKKIVDMAHAAGIPVEAELGAVMGHEAGPLPPYEELFASGKGFTDPDEARQFVNATGVDWLSVAIGNIHGAISAAAKGKQKVAARLNIEHLDRIHKSTGIPLVLHGGTGIRKEYIMDSIRHGIAKINVATAIRQPYEQMIGQGVAAAQNAVYDAMLTVIREDIETEDSAKILNPEG, encoded by the coding sequence ATGCCGTATGTCTCAACACAAACGTTAGTCCAGCGTGCCTGCAAGGCCGGGGTCGTGATTCCAGCATTCAACATTCCCTATCTGCCGATGGTGGAGCCCGTCGTGAAGGCGCTGAAAGACTGCAACAGTGTCGGCATGCTGGTGGTCGCCCGTCTGGAATGGGAAAAATTTGAATCCCGAAGTCTCGAAGCGGTGCGCGATGAATATGAAAAGTTCAAGCTGCCCCGCCATACCCGCCTGCATCTTGACCATGTGCCGGTTATTGATGAAGACGATCTTCGCGTTGATTTCGGCGAAATCATCGGGCGGGCGATTGCGGCAGGTTATGAATCGGTCATGGTGGACGGTTCGCGCCTGCCGCTTGATGAGAATATCGCCTGCACAAAGAAAATTGTGGATATGGCGCATGCGGCAGGAATTCCGGTGGAAGCCGAACTGGGCGCGGTGATGGGACACGAAGCCGGGCCGCTCCCGCCGTACGAAGAGCTTTTTGCATCCGGAAAAGGATTTACCGATCCGGACGAGGCCAGACAATTTGTTAATGCGACCGGCGTTGACTGGCTGTCCGTGGCAATCGGCAATATCCATGGGGCGATTTCCGCCGCCGCCAAAGGGAAGCAGAAGGTCGCCGCCCGCCTCAATATCGAACACCTCGACCGGATTCATAAGAGCACCGGAATTCCGCTGGTGCTCCACGGCGGCACGGGCATCCGCAAAGAATACATTATGGATTCCATTCGGCACGGCATCGCCAAAATTAATGTGGCGACCGCGATCCGCCAGCCGTATGAGCAGATGATTGGGCAGGGCGTTGCGGCGGCGCAAAATGCAGTTTATGACGCGATGTTGACCGTGATTCGTGAAGATATAGAAACAGAGGACTCTGCAAAAATTCTTAACCCGGAAGGCTGA
- a CDS encoding aldose 1-epimerase family protein, with translation MKMNEKSPNPYIGTMDQLARIRTSVLDDGRGRGIRMADVDNGSGLRFTVLLDRGMDIGDASFNGVPFAYQTPVGLVHPAYFEPDGLRWLRSFGGGLMTGCGLRNVGSPEAENEMRADGPLGLHGRLSNTPAEEVSVSKGWKNDRYELSVTGTVCEVSFFGENLKLRRTVSTAMGDNSISICDSVTNCGVRSSPLMILYHINAGFPLLDESSVVEGKVKSTVPRTENAAAGIGEWGVCQPPTEGYAEQCFFHDVETDADGFARMSLRNSKSGLAMEVAYRKAELPYFTQWKMMGRQEYVMGLEPSNCHPDGQTAEKDGGTLKTIQPDETVEFRVRISFAAQRL, from the coding sequence ATGAAAATGAATGAAAAAAGCCCGAACCCGTACATAGGCACCATGGATCAGCTCGCTCGCATTCGCACTTCGGTTCTCGACGATGGACGCGGACGCGGCATCCGGATGGCGGATGTTGATAACGGAAGCGGTCTGCGCTTCACGGTTCTGCTGGATCGCGGCATGGATATCGGCGACGCCTCATTTAATGGCGTTCCGTTCGCGTATCAAACGCCGGTCGGACTGGTTCATCCGGCGTATTTCGAACCCGATGGACTCCGCTGGCTGCGCAGTTTTGGCGGCGGGCTGATGACCGGTTGCGGACTGCGTAATGTCGGCTCGCCGGAAGCGGAAAATGAAATGCGGGCGGACGGGCCGCTCGGACTGCATGGCCGGCTGTCCAATACGCCCGCGGAAGAGGTCAGTGTTTCCAAAGGCTGGAAAAACGACCGTTATGAACTCAGCGTGACCGGAACGGTCTGCGAAGTCAGTTTCTTCGGAGAAAATCTAAAGCTGCGCCGGACCGTTTCGACAGCGATGGGCGACAATTCGATTTCCATCTGCGACTCCGTCACCAATTGCGGTGTTCGTTCCTCTCCGCTGATGATCCTTTATCACATTAACGCCGGATTTCCGCTTTTGGACGAATCATCCGTTGTCGAAGGAAAAGTGAAAAGCACTGTGCCTCGTACGGAGAACGCCGCCGCGGGCATCGGCGAGTGGGGTGTTTGCCAGCCGCCGACGGAGGGCTATGCTGAGCAGTGTTTTTTCCATGACGTGGAAACTGATGCAGACGGATTTGCCCGGATGTCCCTGCGTAACTCGAAATCCGGTCTGGCCATGGAAGTGGCGTATCGCAAGGCTGAGTTGCCGTATTTCACCCAGTGGAAAATGATGGGACGGCAGGAATATGTTATGGGTCTTGAGCCGTCAAACTGCCATCCCGACGGGCAGACAGCGGAAAAAGACGGTGGCACATTAAAAACGATTCAGCCGGATGAAACCGTCGAGTTTCGTGTCAGAATTTCTTTTGCCGCACAGAGATTGTGA